The Scylla paramamosain isolate STU-SP2022 unplaced genomic scaffold, ASM3559412v1 Contig5, whole genome shotgun sequence genome contains a region encoding:
- the LOC135096597 gene encoding uncharacterized protein LOC135096597 produces MEIFEFRVREIDGNIKESERGETDGEIRARVTGNKEAETGERERGKQMEILERKRESHRNKLEKQHGEETQLEKYESYPENDENEEIKLGRYESDPENDENEKIKLGRYESDPENDENEKIKLGRYESDLENDENDKISLENDIIKLENDENDEIQLEKHESDPENDENDEIQLEKYESDPKNDENEEIKLEKYESDLENDENDKIRLENDRSKLENDENEEIQLEKYESDKFKLENDRIKLENDESDKFKLEKYESERIKVDNEEIKLENDENDLENNKSCKTKLGKFEKGENEKRKLENYESDLEKYKMKGEDDENDLESDVGAKLKVENRKILCGNENEGQTEGDGGEGDGNTCSEDHEVDSDDRNLGESDGEQVRGENESKKVNISEYDLKSLETCLESDLAAENDHSNRPVVVLTFLGLRDGREGLARAAETLAVNFANTVGLEIAQRNDKIAQISSKLAQNTSILAQHAEKLAQDIEHHSEIAQNTSEIAQNTSKLAQHAEKLAQDNEHHSEIAQNTSEPAQDIEHHTEIAQNTSELAQDTQHYSEIAQNTSELAQDIEHHSEIAQHTDNLAQNSQCSQEIAQDTQSIHILAQHFPEIAQGSKHSDNCQNTQQTPQNTTKHNKNTQKNTKNTSGTSKTSQNIHTTSKLAQTPSTASEIAQTSLKPAQNPPNGLYDSLNLPKISDILDLLTHRPTMDPELVITIGQKNSIGLNSTLGFPPLSLRVSEIHFLSLSEGRVGLKNIMEAYAGCEQRWGR; encoded by the coding sequence atggaaatatttGAATTTAGAGTTAGGGAAATTGATGGGAATattaaagagagtgagagaggggaaactGATGGGGAAATTAGAGCAAGGGTAACTGGAAACAAGGAAGCTgagacaggagagagggagaggggaaaacagaTGGAAATTcttgaaaggaaaagggaaagtcATAGAAACAAGCTTGAAAAACAGCACGGGGAGGAAACACAgcttgaaaaatacgaaagttaccctgaaaatgatgaaaatgaggaaattaaacttgGAAGGTACGAAAGTGACcctgaaaatgatgaaaatgagaaaattaagcTTGGAAGGTACGAAAGTGACcctgaaaatgatgaaaatgagaaaattaagcTTGGAAGGTACGAAAGTGACcttgaaaatgatgaaaatgacaaaattagCCTTGAAAATGACATAATTAAGcttgaaaatgatgaaaatgatgaaattcagcttgaaaaacatgaaagtgaccctgaaaatgatgaaaatgatgaaattcagcttgaaaaatacgaaagtgaccctaaaaatgatgaaaatgaggaaattaagcttgaaaaatacgaaagtgaccttgaaaatgatgaaaatgacaaaattagGCTTGAAAATGACAGAAGTAAGcttgaaaatgatgaaaatgaggaaattcagcttgaaaaatacgaaagtgACAAATTTAAGCTTGAAAATGACAGAATTAAGCTTGAAAATGATGAAAGTGATAaatttaagcttgaaaaatacgaaagtgAGAGGATTAAGGTTGACAATGAGGAAATTAAGcttgaaaatgatgaaaatgaccttgaaaataataaaagctgCAAAACCAAGCTTGGAAAATTTGAAAAgggtgaaaatgagaaaaggaagcttgaaaattatgaaagtgaccttgaaaaatataaaatgaagggtgaagatgatgaaaatgacCTTGAAAGTGACGTAGGTGCTAAATTAAAGGTagaaaacaggaagattttGTGTGGGAATGAAAATGAGGGCCAAACTGAAGGTGACGGTGGTGAAGGTGACGGAAATACATGTAGTGAAGATCATGAAGTTGATAGTGACGATAGGAACCTTGGAGAAAGTGATGGTGAACAAGTGAGGGGTGAAAATGAGTCAAAGAAGGTGAATATTAGTGAATATGACCTGAAAAGCCTTGAAACTTGTCTTGAAAGTGACCTAGCAGCTGAAAATGATCATAGCAATAggcctgttgttgttttgacgTTTTTAGGCCTAAGGGACGGCCGTGAGGGGCTGGCGAGGGCTGCAGAGACACTGGCTGTTAACTTCGCTAACACAGTGGGGTTAGAAATAGCCCAACGCAATGACAAAATAGCCCAAATATCCTCAAAACTAGCCCAAAACACCTCAATACTAGCCCAACATGCTGAGAAACTAGCCCAAGATATTGAACACCACTCAGAGATAGCCCAAAACACCTCAGAAATAgcccaaaacacctcaaaactaGCCCAACATGCTGAGAAACTAGCCCAAGATAATGAACACCACTCAGAAATAGCCCAAAACACGTCAGAACCAGCCCAAGATATTGAACACCACACAGAAATAGCCCAAAACACCTCAGAACTAGCCCAAGATACTCAACACTACTCAGAAATAGCCCAAAACACCTCAGAACTAGCCCAAGATATTGAACACCACTCAGAAATAGCCCAACATACTGATAATCTAGCCCAAAACAGCCAATGCAGCCAAGAAATAGCCCAAGACACTCAAAGTATTCATATTCTAGCCCAACACTTCCCTGAAATAGCCCAAGGATCAAAACACTCTGATAATTGCCAAAACACgcaacaaacaccacaaaacaccacaaaacacaataaaaacactcaaaaaaatacaaaaaacacctcaggaacctcaaaaacatcccaaaatatACATACGACCTCAAAACTAGCCCAAACCCCTTCCACTGCCTCAGAAATAGCCCAAACATCTCTGAAGCCAGCCCAAAACCCGCCCAACGGCCTCTATGACAGCCTAAATCTGCCAAAAATCTCAGATATTTTAGACCTGCTGACTCATAGGCCTACCATGGACCCAGAATTAGTTATTACAATAGGTCAAAAGAATTCTATAGGCCTAAATTCGACACTAGGCTTCCCCCCATTGAGTTTGCGTGTATCTGAAATTCATTTTTTGAGTTTAAGTGAAGGAAGGGTAGGCCTAAAGAATATTATGGAGGCCTATGCTGGCTGTGAGCAACGGTGgggcaggtag
- the LOC135096586 gene encoding uncharacterized protein LOC135096586, with amino-acid sequence MRRLFVLSVLLGTIHAGGCEVPATPPPCLAPPASQGGSHDPRGEEESKMAASLATLLETRGFSVMLVTCAGGGGGGDGGGGGDGGGGGGVVEVIQLPIEDGDPFYDPVSRKVMYLTPSSTDGNSYDIISPRDLSANHRAAGSDVTPEPALPANQRTGLNYDAILSWSRSARCKQILLNSTWLQEISRVKIFATILDYHDLCTLTIGRQLGVPVVGVVTSRTWAWWAWHWLGVTPSLATEAVPPNLMSANFGFLERLWNIWHFWRYISNIEKLWVDPLMATLPPEQQQPMGEQYDTVNHVMVAWDWLTDPGMPRSEFISSLFGLQFDRERQNKDLPLSPQRARNGVVLCNLRLRELWVGMAAQRAILRALATTPFYVMWRGLAEAQEVEEGEGIKENKGKASAILDYQEELDIDGILAHPRHKLMISMCGETEGAAAILFGSPVLCVPVTPDQFVMAGKLMDLGLALVIPARDVSTNQIRDAILQLTTNRKFRTRGRELAEAYLSKPLSPADLTGYYLDTIINRPMRRRRGRGQAERLSLLARSNGDVMAAILILVTSSLCVALWVGFVIVRKCWRERERRRRREKAE; translated from the exons atGAGAAGACTATTTGTACTATCCGTGCTTCTTGGGACTATCCATGCTGGAGGATGTGAG GTCCCTGCCACCCCTCCCCCCTGCCTCGCCCCCCCAGCGTCCCAAGGGGGTAGTCATGACCctaggggggaagaggaaagcaagaTGGCGGCGTCTCTAGCAACGCTTTTAGAAACTAGAGGATTTAGTGTCATGCTAGTGacctgtgctggtggtggtggtggtggtgatggtggtggtggtggtgatggtggtggtggtggtggtgttgttgagGTCATCCAGCTGCCTATTGAAGATGGTGACCCCTTCTATGACCCCGTGTCACGAAAGGTCATGTATTTAACTCCTAGCAGTacag ATGGCAACAGCTATGACATAATCAGCCCAAGGGACCTCTCAGCCAATCACCGCGCGGCAGGGAGTGACGTCACACCCGAGCCGGCGCTTCCAGCCAATCAGCGGACGGGGCTGAACTATGACGCAATCCTCAGCTGGTCTCGGAGCGCCAGATGTAAACAAATCCTTTTAAATTCCACGTGGTTGCAGGAAATTTCACGAGTTAAAATATTCGCGACCATTCTAGACTATCATGATCTCTGCACACTGACTATCGGGCGGCAGCTGGGTGTGCCTGTCGTGGGCGTGGTGACCTCAAGGacgtgggcgtggtgggcgtggcACTGGCTGGGTGTGACGCCTAGTCTAGCCACGGAAGCTGTACCGCCAAATTTAATGTCCGCTAACTTTGGCTTCTTGGAGAGGCTATGGAATATTTGGCATTtttggag aTATATAAGTAACATTGAAAAACTATGGGTGGACCCTCTGATGGCAACACTACCCCCAGAACAGCAACAACCAATGGGAGAGCAGTACGATACTGTGAATCACGTCATGGTAGCCTGGGATTGGCTGACAGATCCTGGGATGCCTCGTAGTgaatttatttcttctttatttggcTTGCAATTTgatagagagagacaaaataag gaCCTACCTCTGTCTCCGCAACGGGCTCGCAATGGAGTTGTCTTATGTAACCTCAGATTAAGGGAATTATGGGTAGGAATGGCGGCTCAGCGTGCCATCCTACGCGCCCTTGCTACTACGCCCTTCTATGTAATGTGGCGCGGCTTGGCGGAGgcgcaggaggtggaggagggcgaggggataaaggaaaataaggggaaGGCGTCCGCCATCTTAGACTACCAGGAGGAGCTGGACATAGATGGCATTCTGG CTCACCCGCGGCATAAACTGATGATATCTATGTGTGGGGAGACTGAAGGTGCCGCCGCCATCTTGTTCGGCTCACCTGTTCTCTGTGTTCCTGTTACACCAGACCAGTTTGTGATGGCGGGGAAATTAATGGATCTag gCCTCGCATTGGTTATTCCCGCCCGTGACGTTTCGACCAATCAGATTCGAGACGCTATCCTGCAACTAACAACCAATAGGAA aTTCCGTACAAGAGGTAGAGAATTAGCAGAGGCCTATTTGTCAAAGCCTCTATCTCCTGCCGATCTCACGGGCTATTACCTGGACACCATAATTAATAGGCCTATGAG GAGAAGAAGGGGGCGTGGCCAAGCTGAGCGGCTCTCCCTATTGGCTAGGAGTAATGGTGACGTCATGGCGGCCATCTTGATTTTGGTGACGTCATCTCTCTGCGTTGCATTGTGGGTAGGCTTTGTTATTGTGAGGaaatgctggagagagagagagaggaggaggaggagggagaaggcggagtag